A segment of the Candidatus Marinarcus aquaticus genome:
AGTAGGAGTTCAAAATTAAGGATTTTTAAATTTGATTAATCTGTCAGCAAAAAAAGCTTTATTGATTGTATTGACTATAACCACGGTAGTTTTAGCTCTTTTTATACCTAAAATCTACCTTCGAAATAACATCTATTATGTCAGTCGTGACATCAATATCTTATATGCAGATTATATCTCTTTAAAAGAAGAGAATCGTTTTTTACAACAGCAACTTGAAGACATGAAGTTTAAAAATCAAATCATGGATTCCTTGATTATCAATAAAATTGGAGAAAAATGATACGATATATTATAGAGTTTGGTCTTCGAAAACCCATACTCAATCATTTTCTCTTACTCTTTTTGCTCACACTCTCTGTATTTGCTTATTTTAAAATCTCAAAAGAGATATTCCCTCCTTCAACTTTAGATGCAGTGATTATCAGTGGAAACTATGCAGGTGCAAGCAGTGATATTTTAGATAAAATGGCGGTTGAAAACATTGAAGATGAGTTGATTTCTTTAAGTGAAGCCGATACGATCACAACAACCATTAAAAATGGCTTTTTCAATATTCAAGTCGATTTAAAAGATGGTTTCCAAGCCAGTGATGTATTGGATGATATCAAAGATATTGTAACCAAAACCAAACAAGATCTTCCTACAGATATGGATGAACCTACGGTTAAAGAACTGGAACACTCTTTTCCGTTAATCACCGTTGCTGTGTATGGCCAAAAAAGCAAAGAAGAGTTACTTGATATTGCCGATGATTTAAAAACACAACTTATGAAGTTTCAAGATTTAAGTAAAATTACGGTTTTCAGTGACAGCGACAAAGAGCTTTTAATCACATTTGATGAAAACAGAATCGATGCGTATGGTTTGAATAAAATTGCAGTGATTGATGCTGTGAAATCCATCAGTACTATTTTCCCCGTAGGAATTGTTAAAGATACGACAAAACACTACTATTTAAGTACTTTTAATGGAGAGAAGAATATTGAAAACATTAAAAATATTCTTATTAAAATAGGAGATACCAAGCTTTATTTAAAAGATATTGCCAATATCAAATATAAATTAGGGGATGTTGACACCATTTCACACTTCAATGGCGAACCTAATATCTCAATAGGGGTCAATAAAAGTGAAACGGGTGATGCCATTGAATTGGTTAAAAAAATCAAACAACTTATTAAAGAAAAAAAGAAAGAGTATCCTGAGTTAAAGTTCGATACATATACCGATACTTCTGTGTGGATTAAGAATCGTCTTAATACAGTAGTTTCGAATATCTTATTTGGAGTATTGCTGCTCTTTTTAGCACTCTTTTATTTTATCAATTCACGTATTGCAACTGTGGTTGCTATTGGTATTCCCACCTCTTTTATGATTGGGCTTATTTTTGCAGAGATTTTGGGATACAGTTTGAACATGCTCTCCTTGTTAGGTGCATTGATTGCTTTAGGTATGATTGTGGATGAAGCAATTGTGGTGGGTGAAAATATCTATCGTCACATGGAAATGGGAAAAGATAAAATGCAAGCAGCCATTGATGGTGCACTGGAAGTCTATCCTGCTGTGTTAACAGCCACAGCTACAACAGTATTTGCCTTTTTGCCTATTTTACTCATGTCGGGTGAGGTAGGGGTTTTCATGCGCATCTTGCCTATTATGATTACTATTTTATTATTAAGTTCACTGCTTGAAGCTTTTTTCTTTTTGCCACTGCACGCAAAACAAATTTATAAAATCAATAAAGAAGAGAAACGTTCAGAGTCAATTTGGGCAGCAAATAAAAAGATTTATTACACCATTCTTTCGTTCATTTTAAAACATCGATATAAAAGTTTGGCTGCCATTTTAGCCTCAATTATCACGTTGACTGCTTTTTTTATGGCCACATCAAAGTTTAAATTTATGCCCGATTTTGACACCACTCAAATATACATCACTGGATCTGTGGGTGTGGGAAAACGAATTGAGCAAACAGAGCAAAAGGTGTATGAAATAGAGCAACAACTTTTAGAAAACATCAATATGGAAAATGAAATCAGTTCCATTAGCTCTGTCATTGGTATGAAACTTGATGGTAAAAATCAGCCTGAAAATGAGGAGTTCTACTTTCATATTTTTGTCAATTTATTTGAACGAGCTCCTCAAAACTTCTTTGATAAGTATATTAATCCTTATTTGTCATTAAAATATGATGACACTGAGATGATTCGACATAAAAGTGCTCAAGAGATTGAGGGTGAACTCAAAACCATTTTAAAAGATAAAATAGAGAGCAATGAGTATGATGAATTGAAAGTCTTTACCGTGAAAGCAGGGATCATTAAAAACGACATTGAAATTTCTGTTTCTGGTAATACAGATGAAAAAGTTAAAGAAGCCATTATAAAAATCAAAGAGGGATTGGCTGCTATTGAAGGGGTATCCAATATTGCTGATGACTTACTTGAAGGCAATGAAGAACTCAAATTTAAAGTCAATGCTTATGGTTATGATTTGGGTATGAATGAAGAGTATATTATCTCCAGTTTGCGTCCGTATTACTTTAAAGGAGCATACTCTAAGATGTTTGATGATAAAGGCATTGTAGAGATTGTATTTCAAAGCAAAAACAAAGATGAAGTGCAAAGTTTAGATAACTTTCGAGTACCCATTCCAAACTCTAATGAAAAAGTTCTTTTAAAAGAGGTCGCAACCATTGTTAAAAAGCCTGCTTATTCACAAATTTTTAAAGAGAACAATGAACGAATTCGAACCGTAACGGCCAGTATCAATCAAGTAACCTCTACAGAAGTATATGAAAAAATGAATCCTTTGCTTGAGAAGTTGCAAAAAAGTGTTGCGATTGATATTAAAGGGGAACAAAAAGAGAATGAAAAGGTTCAACGAGAGATGAGTGAGGCATTTATCATTGCTCTGATACTCATCTTTATTGCTTTGATTTGGATGTTTGATTCTGTTATTAAACCTTTGATTATCATTTCAACGATTCCATTATCTGTTTTAGGCGTACTTGTAGGGCACTTTTTATTGGGGATTAATATTACCATGCCAAGTCTGATTGGAATTGTTGGTTTAGCTGGGGTGGTTGTTAATGATGGAATTATTATGATGGACTTTATTAAGAAATCACAAACCATGGAAGAGCTGAAATCTCTTGCCATGCTTCGATTACGTCCTATTTTATTGACATCAGTGACGACGCTTTTAGGTCTGTTTACATTGATGTTTTTTGCCTCAGGACAAGCATTGATTCTGCAGCCTATGGCTGTATCCCTTGGGTTTGGAGTTTTATGGGCGACGGTGTTGAATTTATATTATGTGCCGTTGGTTTATACGCTTATTTATAAAAGAAAAGAGCGTTAAGGATGTAAAATCACCATGCCCTTAATCTTACTTAAAATATTTGACTGGGGTGCATAATTTGGAAGCTCTTTGCCGGGTTCAAGTGTGGTAATAGCAGCTTGACCAACCACAAACCGACCTTTTTCATTAAAAAGATTTTCTGTTTTTATACCCCAAAAGTTATGAAATACCAGCGGTTCATTATCTTTAATACCTGCATAAATCATGATATGTCCAGGCAGGTAAATCAGTGTTGAAAAAGGTTCAGAGAGTGATTTTATCTGTTCTTTTTTCTCTTGATTACTGAGCTCTTTTAAAGAGATGTATTCACCATTTCTGGTTTGTTGTTTTGAGTTTCTGTTCAGATATAGCCCAAAGAGTGCAAAGAAGTCTTTGGTTAATGCAGAACAATCTCGTTTAGAAAAGGCTTCTCCCCATCCATACGGCTCTTGTATAAGTTCATTGACAACATGTTGTACCTTCTCTTTAGTAAAAGGAAGTGGCAGTGTATGCAGCTTCTCTTTTGGGTTTTGAATGGTCTGAATGTAGCCTTCTAAATTGTGATAATGATTAAATACAAAGAAGTTTCCTTGTCTGCTTTTAGGAAAAATGGTTCCCAGTTTGATTTGTTCAATAAACATACTATTTTTATAAATAGGAAAATTATCTTTAATTGCAATATAGAGTGTACTTTCCAGATAGGTTGTTTTTATACGTTCATTGACCAATGCAATATCACTTGTTTTTATCCAACCAAATGCAAATCCCGATTCAACAAAGACCCACTGTTTATCTGTTGAATAGTGAGAGATAAGAATAGGGGTATTGATTTTAATGCCTGAGTTTTGGTTGTAGTCAAAAGGGAAACCTTCTCCTGCTTTTTTAGGATTATAAAATATGGGCAATGTGCTTGGGAAGACACGTAGGTTACTGTTTTTTATGACTACTGCATCGGCTTTTAAATGGTTGTATTGTGCCCAATTGGCATTGTCATTGAGTTTTTTAAACCACTTCTTAGATAGAAGTTGGTGGTTCAAACCATACACTTTTTGAGTCATATAAATTTCTCCCCATGATGCCTTCTTTTGAGATATTGAGAGTTGTTTTTGGTTCCATGGACCGAAGAATCGTTCTTTAAAAAGTGTTAAGTTGTGTTGTGTGTTTTGTGCTGTTTGTGTTTTTAGTGTAAATTCATAGGCTAAGGCATTTTGTGGCAACGTTTGTAAATCATTAATCGAACTGACTTTATTTGAACAAGCTGAGAAAAAAAGTATTGAAAATGAAAGCAGGGTAGAAAAAAAGAGTTTATGATGTCCCAATGATACAACCTTCTTGTGTTTTGAAGATTGTACCATACTGGTCATTTATAACTATTTAGAACTCAAATTTTCTTTTGAGTTTAAAGAAGTAGACAATGGTTCTGTATTGAATGAACATGAATGGAATCATTAAAAGAAAATAGGCCAATGAGTATTTTGCAACTACGCCATTAAATGTCAATCCAAAGTTGATAAAGAACATTCCAAATACCATAAATGCTACTCCTGGGCAAATCAGTGCAAATGAGACAGGAGAACGATTTGGTCCTTCAACAAACTCTTCGAAGTATTTTAACTCTTTCATAACTTTGTATCCTAAAATTCCAAATACAATTTGAATGGAAACAACCACTGATGTAAATGTAAACAAAGATGAGTTGGCAAGTGGTGCATTAAAGTGATGGTCTAAACCAAATGAAATACGTACAAAGGCAATTCCAAGTAGAGTTAAAATAGGAATAATAATCCATAAAGATGGCGAAGCCTCAATTGAAATCCCTTTTTCAAACATATTCGTAAATCCAATGGTGATTTTAATTAATAATAACAATAATGCAAT
Coding sequences within it:
- a CDS encoding efflux RND transporter permease subunit; this encodes MIRYIIEFGLRKPILNHFLLLFLLTLSVFAYFKISKEIFPPSTLDAVIISGNYAGASSDILDKMAVENIEDELISLSEADTITTTIKNGFFNIQVDLKDGFQASDVLDDIKDIVTKTKQDLPTDMDEPTVKELEHSFPLITVAVYGQKSKEELLDIADDLKTQLMKFQDLSKITVFSDSDKELLITFDENRIDAYGLNKIAVIDAVKSISTIFPVGIVKDTTKHYYLSTFNGEKNIENIKNILIKIGDTKLYLKDIANIKYKLGDVDTISHFNGEPNISIGVNKSETGDAIELVKKIKQLIKEKKKEYPELKFDTYTDTSVWIKNRLNTVVSNILFGVLLLFLALFYFINSRIATVVAIGIPTSFMIGLIFAEILGYSLNMLSLLGALIALGMIVDEAIVVGENIYRHMEMGKDKMQAAIDGALEVYPAVLTATATTVFAFLPILLMSGEVGVFMRILPIMITILLLSSLLEAFFFLPLHAKQIYKINKEEKRSESIWAANKKIYYTILSFILKHRYKSLAAILASIITLTAFFMATSKFKFMPDFDTTQIYITGSVGVGKRIEQTEQKVYEIEQQLLENINMENEISSISSVIGMKLDGKNQPENEEFYFHIFVNLFERAPQNFFDKYINPYLSLKYDDTEMIRHKSAQEIEGELKTILKDKIESNEYDELKVFTVKAGIIKNDIEISVSGNTDEKVKEAIIKIKEGLAAIEGVSNIADDLLEGNEELKFKVNAYGYDLGMNEEYIISSLRPYYFKGAYSKMFDDKGIVEIVFQSKNKDEVQSLDNFRVPIPNSNEKVLLKEVATIVKKPAYSQIFKENNERIRTVTASINQVTSTEVYEKMNPLLEKLQKSVAIDIKGEQKENEKVQREMSEAFIIALILIFIALIWMFDSVIKPLIIISTIPLSVLGVLVGHFLLGINITMPSLIGIVGLAGVVVNDGIIMMDFIKKSQTMEELKSLAMLRLRPILLTSVTTLLGLFTLMFFASGQALILQPMAVSLGFGVLWATVLNLYYVPLVYTLIYKRKER
- a CDS encoding SH3 domain-containing protein, encoding MTSMVQSSKHKKVVSLGHHKLFFSTLLSFSILFFSACSNKVSSINDLQTLPQNALAYEFTLKTQTAQNTQHNLTLFKERFFGPWNQKQLSISQKKASWGEIYMTQKVYGLNHQLLSKKWFKKLNDNANWAQYNHLKADAVVIKNSNLRVFPSTLPIFYNPKKAGEGFPFDYNQNSGIKINTPILISHYSTDKQWVFVESGFAFGWIKTSDIALVNERIKTTYLESTLYIAIKDNFPIYKNSMFIEQIKLGTIFPKSRQGNFFVFNHYHNLEGYIQTIQNPKEKLHTLPLPFTKEKVQHVVNELIQEPYGWGEAFSKRDCSALTKDFFALFGLYLNRNSKQQTRNGEYISLKELSNQEKKEQIKSLSEPFSTLIYLPGHIMIYAGIKDNEPLVFHNFWGIKTENLFNEKGRFVVGQAAITTLEPGKELPNYAPQSNILSKIKGMVILHP